The following are encoded together in the Kribbella sp. CA-293567 genome:
- the sucB gene encoding 2-oxoglutarate dehydrogenase, E2 component, dihydrolipoamide succinyltransferase, which produces MPTSVSLPALGESVTEGTVTRWLKQVGDTVAVDEPLLEVSTDKVDTEIPSPVAGTLLEIKAAEDETVEVGAELAVIGDAGESSGTPDASAPAADASAEQASADAPAEQAAPAEQTQPAEQAPAEASYSGSGSGGQAADSEPAAQAPAEQAPAEQPAASSNGSGGGSGTSVTLPALGESVTEGTVTRWLKQVGDDVAVDEPLLEVSTDKVDTEIPSPVAGKLLEIKVAEDETVEVGAELAIVGSGDAAPASSAPAPSAPAAEEAAPAQEAPAQQAPAQEAPKAEAPAPQAAPAPQAPAAAPAPQAAPPAQPTAQAPTPQPSAQAPASQSAPAQAPAAAPAPQSAQPAASSNGSSSEGPNYVTPLVRKLAAEHQVDLGAVQGTGVGGRIRKQDVIAAAEAQKAAAAQAAAAPAAASSGSAPAAKAATAVSPLRGTTEKMSRIRKAIANHMVNSLHVSAQLTTVVEVDVTEISKLRNAKKAEFEAREGVKLSFLPFFALAAVDALKQYPKLNASINDEAGEVTYHAAEHLGIAVDAEKGLMVPVVHNAGDLNIAGLAKKIADLANRVRINKVLPDEMAGGTFTITNTGSRGALFDTPILNQPQVGMLGTGAVVKRPVVITHPELGETIAIRQMVYLALTYDHRLVDGADAARYLTAVKQRLEEAQFDV; this is translated from the coding sequence ATGCCGACCTCAGTATCCCTGCCGGCCCTCGGGGAGAGCGTCACCGAAGGAACCGTCACCCGCTGGCTCAAGCAGGTCGGTGACACCGTTGCCGTCGACGAGCCCCTGCTGGAGGTCTCGACCGACAAGGTCGACACCGAGATCCCGTCCCCCGTGGCCGGCACCCTGCTGGAGATCAAGGCCGCCGAGGACGAGACCGTAGAGGTCGGCGCCGAGCTGGCCGTCATCGGTGACGCCGGCGAAAGCTCCGGTACTCCGGACGCATCCGCCCCCGCCGCTGACGCGTCTGCCGAGCAGGCGTCCGCCGACGCTCCGGCCGAGCAGGCCGCTCCGGCCGAGCAGACCCAGCCCGCGGAGCAGGCGCCCGCCGAGGCCTCGTACTCCGGCTCTGGCTCCGGCGGTCAGGCCGCCGACTCGGAGCCTGCCGCTCAGGCACCTGCCGAGCAGGCCCCGGCCGAGCAGCCTGCCGCGTCGTCCAACGGCTCCGGCGGCGGCTCGGGCACCTCTGTCACGCTGCCTGCTCTGGGCGAGAGCGTCACCGAGGGCACCGTCACCCGCTGGCTGAAGCAGGTCGGCGACGACGTCGCGGTCGACGAGCCGCTGCTCGAGGTCTCCACCGACAAGGTCGACACCGAGATCCCGTCGCCGGTCGCCGGCAAGCTGCTGGAGATCAAGGTCGCCGAGGACGAGACCGTCGAGGTAGGCGCCGAGCTTGCCATCGTCGGCTCGGGCGACGCTGCCCCGGCCTCCTCCGCGCCTGCCCCGTCGGCCCCGGCCGCCGAGGAGGCTGCCCCCGCGCAGGAGGCGCCCGCACAGCAGGCCCCTGCGCAGGAGGCCCCGAAGGCCGAGGCTCCTGCCCCGCAGGCTGCCCCCGCCCCGCAGGCGCCCGCCGCTGCTCCGGCACCGCAGGCCGCTCCGCCGGCACAGCCCACCGCGCAGGCTCCGACCCCGCAGCCCTCCGCTCAGGCACCGGCTTCGCAGTCCGCTCCGGCTCAGGCGCCGGCCGCTGCTCCGGCTCCGCAGTCGGCCCAGCCGGCAGCGTCCTCGAACGGCTCGTCCTCCGAGGGTCCGAACTACGTCACCCCGCTGGTACGCAAGCTCGCTGCCGAGCACCAGGTCGACCTCGGCGCCGTACAGGGCACCGGTGTCGGCGGCCGAATTCGCAAGCAGGACGTCATCGCCGCTGCCGAAGCCCAGAAGGCCGCGGCTGCTCAGGCCGCCGCAGCTCCGGCCGCTGCCTCCTCCGGCTCCGCTCCTGCGGCGAAGGCCGCCACCGCGGTCAGCCCGCTGCGCGGAACCACCGAGAAGATGAGCCGCATCCGCAAGGCCATCGCCAACCACATGGTCAACTCGCTGCACGTCTCGGCGCAGCTGACCACCGTGGTCGAGGTGGACGTCACCGAGATCTCCAAGCTCCGGAACGCGAAGAAGGCCGAGTTCGAAGCCCGCGAGGGCGTCAAGCTGTCCTTCCTGCCGTTCTTCGCGCTCGCCGCGGTGGACGCGCTGAAGCAGTACCCGAAGCTGAACGCCTCGATCAACGACGAGGCCGGCGAGGTCACGTACCACGCGGCCGAGCACCTGGGGATCGCCGTCGACGCCGAGAAGGGCCTGATGGTCCCGGTCGTGCACAACGCCGGTGACCTGAACATCGCCGGCCTGGCGAAGAAGATCGCCGACCTGGCCAACCGGGTCCGGATCAACAAGGTGCTGCCGGACGAGATGGCGGGCGGCACGTTCACCATCACCAACACCGGCAGCCGCGGCGCGCTGTTCGACACCCCGATCCTGAACCAGCCGCAGGTCGGCATGCTCGGGACCGGCGCGGTCGTCAAGCGCCCGGTCGTGATCACCCACCCGGAGCTCGGTGAGACGATCGCGATCCGGCAGATGGTCTACCTGGCGCTGACCTACGACCACCGTCTGGTCGACGGCGCCGACGCGGCCCGCTACTTGACCGCGGTCAAGCAGCGCCTCGAGGAAGCACAGTTCGACGTCTGA